In Oncorhynchus gorbuscha isolate QuinsamMale2020 ecotype Even-year linkage group LG02, OgorEven_v1.0, whole genome shotgun sequence, a single genomic region encodes these proteins:
- the LOC123992348 gene encoding interleukin-17C-like — MQTLLLLGLFIYKLTLASEAHKHKGCFSAEELEDGALKILRRNRYLKDGHIDETQYHKLGTKKTCPAVLHSQSVDYNNRSVSPWRYSIDSKEGRFPEKIVVAECLCTGCIIVKGHGHHGAEYEDYGYNSVPVVQSQMVLMKTKCTTDPGKYSFSSHYIKVPIACTCVKARTY; from the exons ATGCAG ACTCTACTTTTACTTGGACTTTTTATTTATAAATTGACTTTGGCATCAGAGGCACACAAGCATAAGGGATGCTTCAGTGCAGAAGAATTGGAGGATGGAGCTCTTAAGATCTTGCGTCGAAACCGGTACCTGAAAGACGGTCATATTGATGAAACGCAATATCACAAGCTGGGTACGAAGAAGACCTGCCCTGCTGTGCTTCATTCACAGTCAGTAGACTACAACAACCGTTCTGTCTCCCCCTGGCGGTACAG CATCGATAGCAAGGAGGGACGATTCCCTGAGAAgattgttgttgctgaatgtctATGCACGGGATGTATCATCGTCAAAGGGCACGGACATCACGGGGCCGAATACGAAGATTATGGATATAACTCTGTGCCTGTAGTGCAATCCCAGATGGTTTTGATGAAGACCAAGTGCACGACCGACCCAGGAAAATATTCATTCAGCTCACATTATATTAAAGTGCCTATTGCCTGCACCTGCGTTAAGGCTAGGACATATTAA